Proteins encoded within one genomic window of Anopheles gambiae chromosome 3, idAnoGambNW_F1_1, whole genome shotgun sequence:
- the LOC1280523 gene encoding receptor-type guanylate cyclase Gyc76C isoform X1 produces the protein MTRWPVLLLALLSVAFGHVPAAVALVPGPNGIGGGSLTPSGSGGGTGSSSAPEASASAALPFYHDPYQPQSLLLQHQSTNQQHQQQQQQSQPPQQQQTHSSGSYITKMPENSPHQKFRNNRTVLTLGYLTAVKGDLIEKQGLTISGALTMALDEINNDPELLPNVTLALRWNDTRGETVVATRVITEMICDGVAAFFGPEGTCQTEAIVSQSRDIPMISYRCSELQRSSPIPTFARTEPPDTQVTKSIISLLTYYGWRKFSIIHEQLWKNVATSLETQAKNNNLSVNHVEMVFDNYKCCQDDMDCCRSGYWYTVIQKTMNRTRIYVFLGNSNQLVDMMATMDGMQLFAKGEYLVISADMMTYSPKLSNKYLWRVEKPPNVKNCMDLPGDFERRSKSLLVVVASEPLPTFEAFTHKVREYTQKEPFFFKQPSLFHQFVKYVSIYAAYLYDSVKLYAWALDKLLKEEQQHRPLTSDVIRDVASNGTKIIQTIINNRTYHSVAGATIKIDDYGDSEGNFSVLALKREFYEEANFSCEFQMRPVAHFQMRQPQHLNDTNQHRNDEIPEFKLSKVGNAIDWPGSDRPMDEPSCGFMNEHCMKDDTHIMSMVVAGVLALILFCAGVITMSIYRKWKIELEIEGLLWKIDPGDIKGYFNTEIVSSPSKLSLASAQSFGSRCSNQVFTPTARFRSVVVRIKELKFSRRKDISREIMKEMRLLRDLRHDNINSFIGACVEPMRILLVTDYCAKGSLYDIIENEDIKLDDLFIASLVHDLIKAMIYIHSSALNYHGNLKSSNCVVTSRWMLQVTDFGLHDLRHCAENESIGEHQHYRNLFWKSPELLRQPSVYGTQKGDVYAFAIILFEIIGRRGPFGYTELEPKEIIDRVKALPEPGKDPFRPDIESVIENENVSDYVINCIRDCWDENADLRPDFPNIRNRLKRMRGGKSKNIMDQMMEMMEKYANNLEEIVQDRTRLLCEEKRKTEDLLHRMLPQPVAEKLTKGLGVEPVSYDSVTIYFSDIVGFTAMSAESTPLQVVNFLNDLYTVFDRIIKGYDVYKVETIGDAYMVVSGLPITNGNRHVGEIASMALELLQAVRSHRIAHRPNETLKLRIGIHTGPVVAGVVGLTMPRYCLFGDTVNTASRMESNGEALKIHISQQCKDALDTLGGYVIVERGLIAMKGKGEVMTYWLEAATEQAIQKIPVDVRDLPPPLFCRPRRSPKMTYDSRHPSIIGLPGGGMITTVSGMGSYMPGSRRQSCAHRVGGGADHESSYSLQGSMFGPMVPMMRADSSPPPRHRLDAVYREGSIALMDDGEDGYSQCTLDQRPMGPTAPTVTTLGSKIASSDNLKRALFGTNSPGRRLSHKLRSITSADDYKQLCSSMAANGGRSPEAALLRESRSLDPFPVTLEPRRKRLDALAKRVPRLAKTIAAPSRTGSQSFVSVPPAVSTISHESIADSTVRLEDDQHLQRLSGSGHGNAKPPNSHGETQHHHHHHHHHHKYLHNNNCNGSIGNGAAEEQATCPLLTRQTSLTTPQEHEHHCPGLYTNNSSSKRWYSLEHVGVPDEDSCSKKSLTRSSLKSWLVGFIHGNGFKSSDSSLRKVGVLPVGVGGVTGFGELQPTPEKESMV, from the exons ATGACGCGTTGGCCCGTCCTACTGCTTGCACTGCTCTCGGTGGCGTTCGGTCATGTGCCGGCCGCGGTCGCCCTAGTGCCCGGCCCGAATGGCATCGGTGGCGGCAGTCTCACGCCGAGCGGTTCCGGCGGTGGTACCGGGAGTTCGAGCGCGCCCGAAGCGTCTGCCTCGGCCGCCCTTCCCTTCTATCATGACCCGTATCAACCTCAgtcactgctgctgcagcatcaATCAAcgaaccagcagcaccagcaacagcagcagcagtcgcagccgccgcaacagcagcagacacACTCATCCGGCTCGTACATTACGAAGATGCCGGAGAACTCGCCGCACCAGAAGTTCCGCAACAATCGGACGGTGCTGACCCTCGGCTATCTGACCGCGGTCAAGGGTGATCTGATCGAGAAGCAGGGCCTCACCATCTCGGGCGCGCTCACGATGGCGCTGGACGAGATCAACAACGATCCGGAGCTGCTGCCGAACGTGACGCTCGCGCTACGGTGGAACGATACGCGCGGCGAAACCGTCGTCGCGACACGTGTCATCACCGAGATGATCTGCGACGGGGTGGCGGCATTCTTCGGCCCGGAAGGTACCTGCCAGACCGAGGCGATCGTTTCGCAGAGCCGCGACATACCAATGATCTCGTAT AGATGTTCCGAGCTGCAGCGTAGCTCACCAATTCCTACCTTCGCCCGCACCGAGCCACCCGATACTCag GTTACCAAATCCATCATCTCGCTGCTGACGTACTACGGCTGGCGGAAGTTTTCGATCATCCACGAGCAGCTGTGGAAGAACGTGGCCACCTCGCTGGAAACGCAggccaaaaacaacaacctgtCCGTCAACCACGTCGAGATGGTGTTCGACAACTACAAGTGCTGCCAGGACGATATGGACTGCTGCCGTAGTGGATATTGGTACAcg GTCATACAGAAAACGATGAACAGGACGCGCATCTACGTGTTTCTCGGGAACAGCAACCAGCTCGTTGACATGATGGCCACCATGGACGGGATGCAGCTGTTTGCGAAGGGCGAATACCTGGTCATATCCGCCGACATGATGACTTATTCGCCGAA ACTGTCGAACAAGTATCTGTGGCGCGTCGAGAAGCCACCGAACGTGAAGAACTGCATGGACCTGCCGGGGGACTTTGAGCGGCGCAGCAAGAGCTTGCTGGTGGTCGTCGCCTCCGAACCGCTGCCCACGTTCGAAGCGTTCACGCACAAGGTGCGCGAGTACACGCAGAAGGAGCCGTTCTTCTTCAAGCAGCCGTCGCTCTTTCATCAGTTCGTAAAG TACGTGTCGATCTATGCCGCCTATCTGTACGATTCGGTGAAGCTGTACGCCTGGGCCCTGGACAAGCTGCTgaaggaggagcagcagcaccggccgCTGACGAGCGACGTGATCCGGGACGTGGCCAGCAACGGTACCAAGATCATACAAACCATCATCAACAACCGAACGTACCACA GCGTTGCCGGTGCGACGATTAAAATCGACGACTACGGCGACTCGGAGGGTAACTTTTCGGTGCTCGCCCTCAAGCGGGAGTTCTACGAGGAGGCGAACTTTTCCTGCGAGTTCCAGATGCGGCCGGTCGCGCACTTCCAGATGCGGCAACCGCAGCACCTCAACGACACGAACCAGCACCGAAACGATGAAATTCCA GAGTTTAAGCTGTCCAAGGTGGGCAACGCGATCGACTGGCCCGGGTCGGACCGGCCGATGGATGAGCCGTCGTGCGGTTTCATGAACGAGCACTGCATGAAAGACGACACCCACATCATGTCGATGGTGGTGGCGGGCGTCCTGGCCCTCATCCTGTTCTGTGCCGGCGTCATCACGATGAGCATCTATCGCAAGTGGAAAATCGAGCTGGAAATCGAGGGCCTGCTGTGGAAGATCGATCCGGGCGACATCAAGGGCTACTTCAACACGGAAATCGTATCCTCGCCGAGCAAG CTCAGCCTGGCCAGTGCCCAGTCGTTCGGGTCGCGGTGCTCGAACCAGGTGTTCACGCCGACCGCCCGCTTCCGCAGCGTGGTGGTGCGCATCAAGGAGCTAAAGTTTTCCCGCCGCAAGGACATCTCGCGCGAAATCATGAAGGAGATGCGGCTGCTGCGCGACCTGCGGCACGATAACATCAATAGCTTCATCGGGGCTTGCGTGGAGCCGATGCGGATATTACTAGTCACTGATTATTGTGCCAAGGGAAGCCTGTACGATATCATCGAGAACGAGGATATCAAGCtagatgatttatttattgcatCACTGGTGCATGATTTAATTAAG GCAATGATCTACATTCACAGTTCAGCTTTAAACTATCACGGTAACTTGAAATCGTCGAACTGCGTCGTGACGTCGCGCTGGATGCTGCAGGTGACGGACTTTGGTCTGCACGATCTGCGCCACTGTGCGGAGAACGAGTCGATCGGCGAACATCAGCACTACCGAA ACCTGTTTTGGAAGTCACCGGAGCTGCTTCGCCAACCAAGCGTGTACGGCACGCAGAAGGGAGATGTGTACGCGTTCGCGATCATCCTGTTCGAAATCATTGGCCGGCGGGGCCCGTTCGGGTACACCGAGCTCGAGCCGAAGGAGATCATCGATCGGGTGAAGGCGCTGCCCGAACCGGGCAAGGATCCGTTCCGGCCCGACATCGAGAGCGTGATCGAGAACGAAAATGTGTCCGACTATGTGATCAACTGCATACGCGACTGCTGGGACGAGAATGCAGACCTGCGGCCAGATTTTCCCAACATTAG GAATCGATTGAAGCGCATGCGCGGCGGCAAATCGAAAAACATCATGGACCAGATGATGGAGATGATGGAGAAGTACGCGAACAATCTCGAGGAGATCGTGCAGGACCGGACGCGCCTGCTCTGCGAGGAGAAGCGCAAGACGGAGGATCTGCTGCACCGGATGCTGCCCCAGCCGGTGGCGGAGAAGCTGACCAAAGGACTCGGCGTCGAGCCGGTATCGTACGACTCGGTGACGATCTACTTCAGCGACATTGTTGGTTTTACAGCGATGTCGGCCGAGAGTACGCCGCTGCAGGTCGTCAACTTCCTGAACGATCTGTACACGGTGTTCGATCGCATCATCAAGGGGTACGACGTGTACAAGGTGGAAACGATCGGCGACGCTTACATGGTG GTGTCTGGGTTGCCAATAACGAACGGGAACCGGCATGTCGGTGAGATCGCCTCGATGGCACTGGAGCTGCTGCAGGCCGTCCGGAGCCACCGGATCGCTCACCGACCGAACGAAACGCTGAAGCTGCGCATCGGCATACACACGGGACCGGTGGTGGCGGGCGTAGTCGGGTTGACCATGCCCCGGTACTGTCTGTTCGGCGATACCGTCAATACGGCCTCGCGCATGGAGTCGAACGGGGAGGCGCTGAAGATTCACATCTCGCAGCAGTGCAAGGACGCGCTGGACACGCTCGGCGGGTACGTGATCGTGGAGCGTGGTCTGATCGCGATGAAGGGCAAGGGCGAGGTGATGACGTACTGGTTGGAGGCGGCCACCGAGCAAGCGATCCAGAAGATCCCGGTCGATGTGCGCGATCTGCCACCGCCACTGTTCTGTCGGCCGCGTCGCAGCCCCAAGATGACGTACGATTCGCGCCATCCGAGCATTATCGGGCTGCCGGGCGGTGGTATGATCACGACGGTGAGCGGCATGGGCAGCTACATGCCGGGCAGCAGGCGCCAGTCCTGCGCGCATCGGGTCGGTGGAGGGGCGGACCACGAGAGCAGCTACAGCCTGCAGGGCTCGATGTTTGGCCCGATGGTGCCGATGATGCGGGCTGATTCATCGCCGCCGCCCCGCCATCGACTCGATGCGGTCTATCGCGAGGGTTCGATCGCACTGATGGACGACGGGGAGGACGGTTACTCGCAGTGTACGCTCGACCAGCGACCGATGGGACCGACGGCCCCCACCGTCACCACGCTCGGGAGTAAAATCGCTTCGAGCGACAACCTGAAGCGCGCGCTGTTCGGCACAAACAGCCCCGGCCGACGGTTAAGCCACAAGCTGCGCTCGATCACGTCCGCCGACGATTACAAGCAGCTGTGCAGCAGTATGGCGGCCAATGGGGGCCGATCGCCCGAGGCGGCGCTACTTCGCGAGAGCCGCTCGCTCGATCCCTTTCCCGTCACGCTCGAGCCGCGCCGCAAACGGTTGGACGCGCTGGCCAAGCGGGTGCCCCGGCTGGCGAAAACGATCGCCGCACCGTCCCGCACCGGCTCACAGTCATTCGTGTCAGTGCCGCCCGCCGTCTCCACCATCAGCCACGAATCGATCGCCGACAGCACGGTGCGACTGGAGGACGATCAGCACCTGCAACGGTTGAGTGGGTCGGGCCATGGCAACGCCAAACCGCCCAACAGTCACGGCGAgacacagcaccaccaccatcaccaccaccaccaccacaagtatctgcacaacaacaactgcaacGGGTCGATCGGCAATGGGGCGGCGGAAGAGCAGGCGACTTGTCCGCTGCTGACGCGACAAACCTCACTCACCACGCCGCAGGAGCACGAGCACCACTGCCCGGGGCTGTACacgaacaacagcagcagcaagcggtGGTACTCGCTCGAGCACGTCGGCGTGCCGGACGAGGACAGCTGCAGCAAGAAGTCGCTCACGCGCAGCTCGCTCAAATCCTGGCTGGTTGGGTTCATCCACGGGAACGGCTTCAAGTCGAGCGACAGCTCCCTGCGCAAGGTGGGCGTCCTGCCGGTCGGTGTCGGCGGTGTGACCGGGTTCGGGGAGCTACAGCCAACGCCCGAGAAGGAGAGCATGGTTTGA
- the LOC1280523 gene encoding receptor-type guanylate cyclase Gyc76C isoform X2 translates to MNRTRIYVFLGNSNQLVDMMATMDGMQLFAKGEYLVISADMMTYSPKLSNKYLWRVEKPPNVKNCMDLPGDFERRSKSLLVVVASEPLPTFEAFTHKVREYTQKEPFFFKQPSLFHQFVKYVSIYAAYLYDSVKLYAWALDKLLKEEQQHRPLTSDVIRDVASNGTKIIQTIINNRTYHSVAGATIKIDDYGDSEGNFSVLALKREFYEEANFSCEFQMRPVAHFQMRQPQHLNDTNQHRNDEIPEFKLSKVGNAIDWPGSDRPMDEPSCGFMNEHCMKDDTHIMSMVVAGVLALILFCAGVITMSIYRKWKIELEIEGLLWKIDPGDIKGYFNTEIVSSPSKLSLASAQSFGSRCSNQVFTPTARFRSVVVRIKELKFSRRKDISREIMKEMRLLRDLRHDNINSFIGACVEPMRILLVTDYCAKGSLYDIIENEDIKLDDLFIASLVHDLIKAMIYIHSSALNYHGNLKSSNCVVTSRWMLQVTDFGLHDLRHCAENESIGEHQHYRNLFWKSPELLRQPSVYGTQKGDVYAFAIILFEIIGRRGPFGYTELEPKEIIDRVKALPEPGKDPFRPDIESVIENENVSDYVINCIRDCWDENADLRPDFPNIRNRLKRMRGGKSKNIMDQMMEMMEKYANNLEEIVQDRTRLLCEEKRKTEDLLHRMLPQPVAEKLTKGLGVEPVSYDSVTIYFSDIVGFTAMSAESTPLQVVNFLNDLYTVFDRIIKGYDVYKVETIGDAYMVVSGLPITNGNRHVGEIASMALELLQAVRSHRIAHRPNETLKLRIGIHTGPVVAGVVGLTMPRYCLFGDTVNTASRMESNGEALKIHISQQCKDALDTLGGYVIVERGLIAMKGKGEVMTYWLEAATEQAIQKIPVDVRDLPPPLFCRPRRSPKMTYDSRHPSIIGLPGGGMITTVSGMGSYMPGSRRQSCAHRVGGGADHESSYSLQGSMFGPMVPMMRADSSPPPRHRLDAVYREGSIALMDDGEDGYSQCTLDQRPMGPTAPTVTTLGSKIASSDNLKRALFGTNSPGRRLSHKLRSITSADDYKQLCSSMAANGGRSPEAALLRESRSLDPFPVTLEPRRKRLDALAKRVPRLAKTIAAPSRTGSQSFVSVPPAVSTISHESIADSTVRLEDDQHLQRLSGSGHGNAKPPNSHGETQHHHHHHHHHHKYLHNNNCNGSIGNGAAEEQATCPLLTRQTSLTTPQEHEHHCPGLYTNNSSSKRWYSLEHVGVPDEDSCSKKSLTRSSLKSWLVGFIHGNGFKSSDSSLRKVGVLPVGVGGVTGFGELQPTPEKESMV, encoded by the exons ATGAACAGGACGCGCATCTACGTGTTTCTCGGGAACAGCAACCAGCTCGTTGACATGATGGCCACCATGGACGGGATGCAGCTGTTTGCGAAGGGCGAATACCTGGTCATATCCGCCGACATGATGACTTATTCGCCGAA ACTGTCGAACAAGTATCTGTGGCGCGTCGAGAAGCCACCGAACGTGAAGAACTGCATGGACCTGCCGGGGGACTTTGAGCGGCGCAGCAAGAGCTTGCTGGTGGTCGTCGCCTCCGAACCGCTGCCCACGTTCGAAGCGTTCACGCACAAGGTGCGCGAGTACACGCAGAAGGAGCCGTTCTTCTTCAAGCAGCCGTCGCTCTTTCATCAGTTCGTAAAG TACGTGTCGATCTATGCCGCCTATCTGTACGATTCGGTGAAGCTGTACGCCTGGGCCCTGGACAAGCTGCTgaaggaggagcagcagcaccggccgCTGACGAGCGACGTGATCCGGGACGTGGCCAGCAACGGTACCAAGATCATACAAACCATCATCAACAACCGAACGTACCACA GCGTTGCCGGTGCGACGATTAAAATCGACGACTACGGCGACTCGGAGGGTAACTTTTCGGTGCTCGCCCTCAAGCGGGAGTTCTACGAGGAGGCGAACTTTTCCTGCGAGTTCCAGATGCGGCCGGTCGCGCACTTCCAGATGCGGCAACCGCAGCACCTCAACGACACGAACCAGCACCGAAACGATGAAATTCCA GAGTTTAAGCTGTCCAAGGTGGGCAACGCGATCGACTGGCCCGGGTCGGACCGGCCGATGGATGAGCCGTCGTGCGGTTTCATGAACGAGCACTGCATGAAAGACGACACCCACATCATGTCGATGGTGGTGGCGGGCGTCCTGGCCCTCATCCTGTTCTGTGCCGGCGTCATCACGATGAGCATCTATCGCAAGTGGAAAATCGAGCTGGAAATCGAGGGCCTGCTGTGGAAGATCGATCCGGGCGACATCAAGGGCTACTTCAACACGGAAATCGTATCCTCGCCGAGCAAG CTCAGCCTGGCCAGTGCCCAGTCGTTCGGGTCGCGGTGCTCGAACCAGGTGTTCACGCCGACCGCCCGCTTCCGCAGCGTGGTGGTGCGCATCAAGGAGCTAAAGTTTTCCCGCCGCAAGGACATCTCGCGCGAAATCATGAAGGAGATGCGGCTGCTGCGCGACCTGCGGCACGATAACATCAATAGCTTCATCGGGGCTTGCGTGGAGCCGATGCGGATATTACTAGTCACTGATTATTGTGCCAAGGGAAGCCTGTACGATATCATCGAGAACGAGGATATCAAGCtagatgatttatttattgcatCACTGGTGCATGATTTAATTAAG GCAATGATCTACATTCACAGTTCAGCTTTAAACTATCACGGTAACTTGAAATCGTCGAACTGCGTCGTGACGTCGCGCTGGATGCTGCAGGTGACGGACTTTGGTCTGCACGATCTGCGCCACTGTGCGGAGAACGAGTCGATCGGCGAACATCAGCACTACCGAA ACCTGTTTTGGAAGTCACCGGAGCTGCTTCGCCAACCAAGCGTGTACGGCACGCAGAAGGGAGATGTGTACGCGTTCGCGATCATCCTGTTCGAAATCATTGGCCGGCGGGGCCCGTTCGGGTACACCGAGCTCGAGCCGAAGGAGATCATCGATCGGGTGAAGGCGCTGCCCGAACCGGGCAAGGATCCGTTCCGGCCCGACATCGAGAGCGTGATCGAGAACGAAAATGTGTCCGACTATGTGATCAACTGCATACGCGACTGCTGGGACGAGAATGCAGACCTGCGGCCAGATTTTCCCAACATTAG GAATCGATTGAAGCGCATGCGCGGCGGCAAATCGAAAAACATCATGGACCAGATGATGGAGATGATGGAGAAGTACGCGAACAATCTCGAGGAGATCGTGCAGGACCGGACGCGCCTGCTCTGCGAGGAGAAGCGCAAGACGGAGGATCTGCTGCACCGGATGCTGCCCCAGCCGGTGGCGGAGAAGCTGACCAAAGGACTCGGCGTCGAGCCGGTATCGTACGACTCGGTGACGATCTACTTCAGCGACATTGTTGGTTTTACAGCGATGTCGGCCGAGAGTACGCCGCTGCAGGTCGTCAACTTCCTGAACGATCTGTACACGGTGTTCGATCGCATCATCAAGGGGTACGACGTGTACAAGGTGGAAACGATCGGCGACGCTTACATGGTG GTGTCTGGGTTGCCAATAACGAACGGGAACCGGCATGTCGGTGAGATCGCCTCGATGGCACTGGAGCTGCTGCAGGCCGTCCGGAGCCACCGGATCGCTCACCGACCGAACGAAACGCTGAAGCTGCGCATCGGCATACACACGGGACCGGTGGTGGCGGGCGTAGTCGGGTTGACCATGCCCCGGTACTGTCTGTTCGGCGATACCGTCAATACGGCCTCGCGCATGGAGTCGAACGGGGAGGCGCTGAAGATTCACATCTCGCAGCAGTGCAAGGACGCGCTGGACACGCTCGGCGGGTACGTGATCGTGGAGCGTGGTCTGATCGCGATGAAGGGCAAGGGCGAGGTGATGACGTACTGGTTGGAGGCGGCCACCGAGCAAGCGATCCAGAAGATCCCGGTCGATGTGCGCGATCTGCCACCGCCACTGTTCTGTCGGCCGCGTCGCAGCCCCAAGATGACGTACGATTCGCGCCATCCGAGCATTATCGGGCTGCCGGGCGGTGGTATGATCACGACGGTGAGCGGCATGGGCAGCTACATGCCGGGCAGCAGGCGCCAGTCCTGCGCGCATCGGGTCGGTGGAGGGGCGGACCACGAGAGCAGCTACAGCCTGCAGGGCTCGATGTTTGGCCCGATGGTGCCGATGATGCGGGCTGATTCATCGCCGCCGCCCCGCCATCGACTCGATGCGGTCTATCGCGAGGGTTCGATCGCACTGATGGACGACGGGGAGGACGGTTACTCGCAGTGTACGCTCGACCAGCGACCGATGGGACCGACGGCCCCCACCGTCACCACGCTCGGGAGTAAAATCGCTTCGAGCGACAACCTGAAGCGCGCGCTGTTCGGCACAAACAGCCCCGGCCGACGGTTAAGCCACAAGCTGCGCTCGATCACGTCCGCCGACGATTACAAGCAGCTGTGCAGCAGTATGGCGGCCAATGGGGGCCGATCGCCCGAGGCGGCGCTACTTCGCGAGAGCCGCTCGCTCGATCCCTTTCCCGTCACGCTCGAGCCGCGCCGCAAACGGTTGGACGCGCTGGCCAAGCGGGTGCCCCGGCTGGCGAAAACGATCGCCGCACCGTCCCGCACCGGCTCACAGTCATTCGTGTCAGTGCCGCCCGCCGTCTCCACCATCAGCCACGAATCGATCGCCGACAGCACGGTGCGACTGGAGGACGATCAGCACCTGCAACGGTTGAGTGGGTCGGGCCATGGCAACGCCAAACCGCCCAACAGTCACGGCGAgacacagcaccaccaccatcaccaccaccaccaccacaagtatctgcacaacaacaactgcaacGGGTCGATCGGCAATGGGGCGGCGGAAGAGCAGGCGACTTGTCCGCTGCTGACGCGACAAACCTCACTCACCACGCCGCAGGAGCACGAGCACCACTGCCCGGGGCTGTACacgaacaacagcagcagcaagcggtGGTACTCGCTCGAGCACGTCGGCGTGCCGGACGAGGACAGCTGCAGCAAGAAGTCGCTCACGCGCAGCTCGCTCAAATCCTGGCTGGTTGGGTTCATCCACGGGAACGGCTTCAAGTCGAGCGACAGCTCCCTGCGCAAGGTGGGCGTCCTGCCGGTCGGTGTCGGCGGTGTGACCGGGTTCGGGGAGCTACAGCCAACGCCCGAGAAGGAGAGCATGGTTTGA